The genome window CCGGGCCTGTCGCTACGCTCCAGCCCCTCCATTCCACCTCTCCAGCTACGGAGAACCAAGCAAAACCAAGCCCAAGGTTAGATCAGCGAATCATCAACAAAACTCACTTTTTACTGGCAACAAAAAGGAGACCACCTCACATTAAGTTTTTTCTCACAAATGGAGCATGCCATTTTCAAGCTAAAAGCTGCACGAATTAAGGTGGACCACACCAAAATATCCGTCATCGACCCCGAAGTTGCGCTACTTCTAGTTGCTGAATTTTCGCGTTATAGAAAGCACTCCCCTAATTTATCTTTGCTTGGACAGTTTGGGAAAAAAATGAACGATGATGTAGTTAATGTTCTAGCGGGAGTTGGTTACCTCAACAGATTTTATCCTGGATTTGCTACAGCTGAAGGTGGAAAGGTAAGAGCGGGAAGTCGAATATACATTGGGCACAGATCTGGGAAAAAAGTAACTGCCAAAGATGTTCATATACTAGTCAATGAGTTCGAAGAATTTTACAATATGGATCATTTGTCACGAGTGGCCAACAAGCGTTTGAGAAGCAGTCTTATTGAGCTAATGGATAATGCTGTCAGCCATGCTTATGAAAGAACCGGACACCAAAGGTGGGTCGAGGGAATTAAGTGGTGGATGATGGGATACAAGGATTTGGAAAGTGGCGAAACTTATTTT of Oceaniferula marina contains these proteins:
- a CDS encoding ATP-binding protein, with protein sequence MEHAIFKLKAARIKVDHTKISVIDPEVALLLVAEFSRYRKHSPNLSLLGQFGKKMNDDVVNVLAGVGYLNRFYPGFATAEGGKVRAGSRIYIGHRSGKKVTAKDVHILVNEFEEFYNMDHLSRVANKRLRSSLIELMDNAVSHAYERTGHQRWVEGIKWWMMGYKDLESGETYFALMDQGIGMPATLKGRFMDKGILIPRNEEELVVTAFRQSMSRTGKKNRGLGLPRLREFAEASDNGELFVQTHHVRCWFNRSRGIRSERSDIRLAGTLIVWKATVSLK